The region CTGTGAGTTTGAACTTTAAACTCATCAACATATTACTAAAAATAGTGAATTATGGTGATTCACTGCAAATAAATATTTGGGCCAATTTTTGATTGTTTTAGCAAAAAGTGAAGCTTTTTTTAGCTCAAATTCATTGACACACAAATTTACTTCTATCTTCCAACTTAAGTAAACACAACTTTATttcactgccactttaaatttaagttaagttaagagacccttattagtcccacaatggggaaatttcacctccgcatttaacccatctgtgaagtgaaacaccacatacactctagtgaacacacacacacacacacacacacacacacacacacacacacacacacacacacacacacacactagcgggcagtgagcgcacttgcccagagcggtgggcagcccaatccgcagcgcctggggagcagttgggggttgggtgtcttgctcaaggacacctcagtcatgtgctgtcggctctggggatcgaaccggtcacaaggctggatccctaacctccagcccacgactgccccagcaGTTTAATGCTACCTTAAATGCATTAACACCTTAAACTCAATGCTGCTTTAAAtctactgccaccttaaattcaacAGTACCTTAAATACATTGCCACCTGAAATTTAGTAGTAGATAAAATTCACTGCCATCTTAAATGTACTGCCACCTTGAGTTTATTAATACCATAAATTCTCTGCCATCTTAAAATCAGTGCTACTTTAAACATTTTGCCAAATTAAATTCAATGCTACTTTAAATGTATTGCTACTTTAAATTCAGTCTTACCTTAAAATCACTCCCACTTTAAAATTACTGCTGCATTAAATTTAGTGTTATATAATTTTACAGCAACCTTAAATTCCATAATATGTGAAATTTATTACCACCCTAAATTTATGGGTACCTCACATATATTGCCTCCATAAAATCGTAGATACTTTATATTTCCAGTCACCTTAAATTACAGCTACTTGCTACAGTAAATTCACTGCTACCTTAAATCTGCTGTCACCTTAAATACAATGCTGCTGCAAATTTACTGCTACCTTAAATGTATTGATACCTTAAATTCAGGGCTACCTTTAATGCACTATCAACTTAAGCCTAATATTTACTTCCACCTCAAATTTCCTGATTTACTgctaccttaaattcagtgctatcTGAATTCTACTGCCAACTTACATTCTGTGCTACCATAAATCCACTGCCACCATAGATGTGATGACACATTAAACTAAGTACAACCTTAAATTTGGTATTATCGTGAATCTACTAAGTACCAtcttaaattcactgccaccATAAATTCAGTACTCCTTCAAATGTTCtgatattctaaatgtattgcTGACTTAAATTCAATGCCACCTCaaattaattaatacatttaattcatTGTGACTTTAATTACACTGCCAAATTAAATTAACTTGAATTCCATACAATTCAATTTTACTGtgaccttaaatttagtgctttAATGCCATTTTAAATTTACTGGAACCTTGATTGAGTGCTACCCCAAAGGTGCTGCCACCATAAATGTAATGCTAATTTAAATTTACTACCACCTTTAATTTATTGGTACCTTAAATTTACTGCATCCATAAAATCATAAATCCTTCACACTTCTGGCCTCCTTAAAGTCAGAACTATTTTAAAGCTATTACTACAGTAAATTCACTACTATCTTAAATCTACTGGTAACTTAAATACAATTCTACCATACATTTACTTTCACCAAAAATATATTGATACCTTAAATatagtgctaccttaaatgcACTACCACCTTAAGTTCAATGCTACCTTAACtttactgccaccttaaattctgtgctaCCATATATCCACTGCCACCATAAACATATAGATACCTTAAACTGAGTACCAGCTTATATTTGGTTCTATCTTAAATCTACTGTCAACTTAATATCAATAGTACTTCAAAATTACTAACACCCTAAATGTATTGCTaacttaaattcagtgctattttaaatgcagtgccacATTAATTTGAGTGCTACATTAAATGTATTACCACctttactttattgatccctaACTTTACTGCCACTTTAAATTCACTACCTTCTTAAAGTCAGGAATATATTAAATTTTTTGCCAATTTATCTTCAGAGCTATCTTATATCTATGTTTACCATAAATTCACTAATTTTGCTAAAATGCTAATTTTGCCACTGTATATTgacttccaccttaaattcaatGCTTCCTTAAATTTAATGCCACCTTAAATATTTTGGTTCATTAAATATGTTGCTCACTTAACAGTAGTACCACCTTAAATTCAGGGCTATCTTAAATTTATGACTGTTAGACTTAATTATACATTaaatttactgattttttaattttacaacCACCTGAAATGTATTGACActttatattagtttatatcTTAAATTCAGTGATACCTTAAAATTGCAACCACTTTACTTCAGTGGTCAATTAAAATTACTGCTGCCTTAAATTAACAGATGCCATAAATCAACTGACACCTTATATTTATTGATACCTTAATTTCTGTATCACTTAAATTCAGGGCAAAATTAAATCTTCTGCCAACTTAAATTCACTGCTACCTTGAATTCAATAATACTTGAAATTTACTTCCAGAAATTTACTTAAATTCAGTGCTGCAATAAATTTATGACcatattaaatttatttattatgaccATATTTAAATCCATTGCCATCTTAAATTCACTGCCTCCTTAAAATTATTGATACATTAAATTTAATGCAACATTAAACTCAGAGCTATCTTACATCTACGGTTACTGTTAATTCACTGCTAAATATAATGAAAGCATTACATTTAGTGTCACCTTGAATCTACTGTAACCATAAATTTACTGCTAAATTAAATGCACTGCCACTGTAAATTGACTACCATTAAATGTAATGCATCCTTATTTAAATCATTATATATCCTTAGTTAAATATTTTGATGCAATAAATTAATTTCTTCTGTAAAAACACTGCTAACTTCAATTTATGCTAAGTTTAGGCTACTTTTAATTTATGACCACCTTACATGTGTTAAGATTTTAAATTTGGGTCTATGTTAAGTTGATTACAACCCAAAATTtcttaatatgttaatatttctGACCacattatattcatttatattcatttggTGCTATCTTAAAtttactgccaccttaaattggTTGTCATCTTAAATTTATTGCCACTTAAATGTATTGCCTCTTTAAATTTAATGATATATTTCATTTGCTGCCACCACGAATATATTTATATCTTAAATCCACTGCTGCTTCATATGCACTGCCACCATAAATTCAACACAAGCTTAAATTTAATaacaccttaaatttattgatACTATAAACCTGGTTTTACCTGAAACtttaaatttaatgttttttttatttactgccaccttaaattcagtgtgaTAAATTCACGGTCACCTTAAATTAGGTACTACTTTAAATATAGTGGTATCTCAAATCTAATGATATCTTGAAGGTAATGACTCCTTGATATTGCTGATAGCATGAATTCCCTGCCACATAATTTGAGTGCTATCCTAAATTTAATGGCAACTTAATTTAATTGTCACCTGATATTTATTGCTGCAATAAATGCACTCATGCATGCATTAGAAATAAAatgctttatctccaaactgctccacctgcactgtccctctgatctgctcatttctaatcttaataataatcaataaatgCACTGACTACCTTAAATTAAGTGTTACCTTAAATTTGCTGTTTACTTAAAATTATTGAAACCTTACAtttactgccaccttaaattcagagCTATCTTAAATCGATTGTTACATAAACTCACTGCTAACTTAAATGTACTGCCACTGTAAATTCACTTTCATTATAAATTCAAACTACCTTCAATTGAATACTATCAGAAATGTTTTGTTCCTTAAAATCATTCCTTCCTTAAAAGCTATGCCACCTTAAACATAGGGATATCTTAAATTTAcgattaaattaaatttagtgctatctTAAATTTACTACTACATTAATTTTTCTGCAATCCTAATTTTATGTCTTAAATGCTGCTTTATAtgcactgccaccttaaatttaaatATCACAGATGTACTGCTGCCTTAAATTCAGAGCTATCTTAAAACTATTGACACTGTAAATGCAATGCATTATGCATTATGCAATGCATAATGTAAACTTAAATTTACTAAAACCTTAAATTTATTGATACCTTAAATGTGGTGCTAAGTTAAACTCACTTCCACATTTCCTCGTTTCCTCTATTACTGCCACCATACATTCAGTTTGACCTTAAAAAATATTATCACTGAAAAttcacttccaccttaaattaagTGCTACTTGTAACATGTAATGCCTCCTTACACCTATTGATACTTTAAACCTACTttcaccttaaattcactgccactttaaattCAGTGTTAAATTTACTGCCACTTTAAATTCAGTGTTAAATTTACTGCCACATAGTTTTATTGATAAATTCAATGCTACCTTAAATGTACtaccaccttaaatttattgacATCTTAAATTTATTCCACTTAAAATACAGGGCAATGTTAAATCTATTGCTATCATAATTTCAAGTCTAGCTTAACTCTACTGCCACCTTTAAATCACTGCCACTTTTTAATTAACTACCTCCTTAAATTCACTGACATCTTAAATTtactccaccttaaatttagagCTATCTTAAACCCATTGCTATCAAAATTTCACTTCTGATCTAAAATTGCTGCCACCTTTAAATCACTGCCATCATAAAATCAATGTTACCTTTAATTTACTGCTACATTAATTCTGTTGATCCTTTTTCAGTGCTAACTtaactaaataaattaaataacttCAATTTTCTGGCACCTTAAATGTATTCATATGTAAAATCCAGTGCATATTTATATGCACTGCCAGCTTAACTTCAATGCAACCTTAAATTTACTAACACCTTAAAATTATTGATACTGATCTGACTGCCATCTTATACTTACTGCTACCTAAAATGTAAAGGTGTACTTTAAttttggtgctaccttaaattTATCGCCGCCTTAAATTTATTGACACCTTAAATTCACAGCAACCTTGAAATCAGTGCTATTATATATGTGCTGCCACCAAAAGCACAATTATTTATTACCTAGAATTTAGCTCTACACTACACGCAATGCGACCTTAAAATCTatgatgtttttaattttactaCGACATTGATACCTTAAATtaactgccaccttaaatttactgccAGCCTAAATTTTCTGACACCATAAATGTACTGCcatcttaaattcagtgctaaaTTAATGTCAGTACTTAAATATATTTCAGATCTTAAATCTACTATCATCTTGAATTCAATGCCACCTTAAATACACCTTTCCTGTATTTGCTAACAAAACCATCAATTATTGATACTTTAAATTCAGCTCTATCataaatgcagtgccaccttaatttcagTGATGCTTAAAATGTACTACCACTTTACATTCAGCCTAAATTTACTTACACCATGAATTTACTGCCATCTAAAATTCTATGCTAATTTAAACCTATTGCCACCTTAAGTTCAGTACTACCTTAAATCTACTGCAACTTTAAATTTATTGATAACTTAAAATGCCTGGCACCATAATTCAGTTCCTTATTATGTCTCTTCAACCTTAAATGAACTGCTACATTAAATTCATTGGCATCTTCAATTTATTGCCACTTTAAATTTACTTATGTCTTAAATTTGTTACATTATACATACTGAAACCTCAAATTCAGTGATATCTTAAATTACTGAAACTTTAAATTTATTGATGTCTTAAATAATGTACTGCCTTGAATTTAGTAATAACTTAAAACGAGTGCCCCTTTGAATTAAACGCCACCCCATCAATTTAATTTCAGCACTATACTAAATCTATTGCCAACATAAAATTAGTGTTGGCTTAAATTTAGCGCTACCTTAAATTTACTACCACTGTAAATGTATTAATGCTGCAAATTCAACGGTACCTAAAATGTATTCCCATTTCACATTTAATGATTGCTTGAATGTACTGCAACTTTTAATTTACTGATACCTGCCAATTCAAATTCAGTACTATTCAAAATGTTCTGCAATCTTAAATTAAATGAGACCTTAAACTGTGCTACATTACACTCACCGCTactttaaattcagtgctatcTTAAATTTATTGACATCTAATTTTCACTGCCAACTTAAAAGCAGTGCTATCTTAAATTTACTAACACCTTCAATTTACTGTTAtgttaaattaattattatattatgttatgttAAAATTCAGTGTTCTCCTATATTTTCTCATAATAAAAGGACCATTGATTTATAACTTAAATTTAAATCTACCCTAGGTGCAACACAACCTTAAATTCAGTGATGCTTTACATTTACTCTTACTTTCCATTTATTTGtaccaccttaaatttactgccAGCCCAAATTTATTGACAAGATAAATttacttccattcaaagttcaGTACTAAATTAAATatagtgccaccttaaattccctgctaccttaaatttactgcaaccttttttttttttgataactTAGTATAACTGACACCATAATGCAATgccacattattatttttaccttAAATGCACACCACTTTGAATTTAATGTTGTCTAAAAATCAATGTTACATTACATGTACTGACACCTCAAATTCCATGTTATCTTAAAATTACTGCCACTATAAATCTATTGATGCTTTAAATTCAGTGCTGCCCTTAACATTAACACGGACACAGTACATTTACTGACCTTTTAAATTTGTTGATGTTTGCCACCTTCTGTACCATTCTGTACCATAATATGTGCTACCACATATTAACTGGCAAAATAACATCACTGCAACTGTAAATTTAGGGCTATATTAATTTCTCTGCCACCTTGAAATTAATgttatattcaattcaatactACATCAAATAcactacattattttttttgtattgatattttaaatgaattgctAAATTAAATTCACCAGCACCTTACTATTACAGCCACATAAACTGATGTACTGCAATCTTTAATTAAGTGCTACCTTAAATCTAATCCCAGTCTTAAATTTTTTGCCACCATAAATCTACTGCCAGTATACATTTTCTGACACTTTCAATTAAGTATAGGTTATACTGATATATGACATAtaaattcagtgctaccttaaattcaCTTCCACCTGAACTTCAAtactattttaaatttaatgccACTTTAAATAGATTGGtatattaaattcagtgctGCATAAAATTCATAGTTATCATACATTCAATGCTACTTTCAATCTACTGCCACATTCAATTCACTGCCACCATAAATTTACTGCCACCTTAGACAGTTTTAAATTGTTGCTATGTTAATTTAGTGTCAATTTAGTTAAGGCAAACTTAAATCCAGTGCCACCataaatttattaataattaaaattgaTTGATATACTAAAATCAATGGTAATATATTCTCCTGCCAAGTAAATTCTTTGCTACCTTAAATACACTGCTACCTTAAAGGTTGTGCTTTGTTAATGCCAATGAAAGCAATGCATCCTTAAATTTGTTTCTACCTTATGAGCATTTCAAGCTTAAATTGaatgttacattaaatgtaTTGCCATCTCACATGTTTTGACAGATTAACTTTAGTTTGACTTTTAATTTAGTGTTACTCTAAATCTACTGCCATCTGAAATGCACTTCGACTTTAATTATTGATACTTGTGCAAGAAAGAATACAAGACGTAGAACAACTACTTCAAAGTgctaaaatgcagttttaattaaaattaattttaattagaCCCAACATCATTATATAGTATCATGTAAGTGGTGCATATGAATACCGTATTAAATACTGTTGCATATTAAAAGAAGAAACATGGTTTACTTTTCAAAACCCCTTTATATAGCAGTTATGTACACATTAACCTAACAATAAATCAAAATGAGTTCTGCTCAACCATATGGCAAATTTAACAATTTGTGTGAGATTCTTAAAGAGACTTTGTGGGTACTTTCCCTAAAAGGTGTTTCTTAGTATTTTGCTGTGGCCTAAACATGATTATAAAAAACTTGGGAGCAAAAATACAAGTAAACAAACCAAAGCTGGAGCCCAGAATAGCAAATATCtctacagctacagtgaactttccaggagagctgGCATAAGCTGGGATAAAGGTAACCCAGactgcacagaatatgagcatgctgaatgtgatgaacttggcttcattaaagTTGTCAGGCAGTTTCCGTGctagaaaagccaaaataaaacataaaagagccagaaatcctatataacccagcacagcccagaaacctatAGCTGAACCTAAGCCACATTCCAATATTATCCTCTCCTTGTATTGCCTAAAATTTTTGAATGGGAGAGGTGGTGATGTTGTCAACCAAAGAACACAAATAAGGACCTGTATTAGAGTGAAAGTGAGaacactgagtctctgctgtggaggcccaaaccatttcatgatattactgcctggaagtgtagctctgaaggccattaacaccactattgttttccccagaacacaggagatgcagaggacaAAGGTGATCCCGAACGCTGTGTGACGCAGCATACAGGACCACTCAGAGGGCCGGCCAATGAAAGTAAGTgagcagaggaaacacagagtcagtgagaagagcagcaggaagctcagctctgagttgtTTGCTCGGACGATGGGAGACATTCTGTGTTTATAGAAAACAACAGCCACACATACAGCCGCAAAGGCTCCAGTAATGGAGAATGCTGTAAGGATAATGCTCAGAGAGTCATCCCAGGACAGGAACTCCACAAGCTTGGGGATGCATGCATCTTGCTGGGTATTGGGCCAGAGTTCTGGAGGGCAGCGTACACAGTTCAGAGAATCTAagagttttgaaaaatgtattcagaGCTTTACACTggaaagaaacacaaaataatgaaatcaaCTACCTTATCACTATTTTGAGCAAGTTCCAAAAATATTCTGATACACAACCTGTCATGTTActgatctctccttctgcacatggtatacagtcatagcagcagactggctttcctttctgcacagccttcctGGTCCCTGGAGgacagctctcactgcacacagatcTTGGCACCTAAAAGACATtagacaaacataaaaacaacatttatacTTTGAAAGAAGACAATTGTATGATATTTAGAATACTACACATTgataaatatcacatttttgttCTATATTgtcaattataataataaaataaataaaaaataaaaaatataataataatttaatttcgTTAAtagatttcagaaaagaaatgttttttgtgattaACTTTTAACTACATATGCAGTTgaaatttaagcaaaaaaataataatcaatagATGTTTTACTaaattaaacatatattttacaacCTATGTCATAATATTCCAtataaagaatttaaaatagTTTGCTGGTTTCTGTTTATCAGCTTATAGGTTTTAAAATTGTTCATTCATATTCAAAAAAAGTAAAGTTCTGTGGTTGTTGTAATGTTATATTTAGGCTAAAATTTAGGCTTGGaggtatatcttatattttttttacaaactcAGATGATGTTTTGTGTAGGAATTTATCAGTTGATCTTTTATTACTACTGTAAAGATAAACAACTGAATGTGGCATATATGTAATGAAGTGTATGGGTGTAAAACAGCAATGAAAccttttgctttgcattgtaTTGATTTTTATGTAAGGGACAGTCCAGAGATCTTTGCTGTCAGTATTCAAGGACTGCTTCATGGACAAATCATAGaattaatgcaagttaaaattctcatgtttttcttttgaaatcatTATAATCAATCAGGCAATCAGTTTCCAAAAAATACAAGGACTCACTTGAAAAACATCTTTAATTAAAGGAGATAATAAAGCATTTCACTTTCATTACATGTATAACATACCCTAAAACctgttttgttctttatttattaaattcatGTCATGAGTTTGAACTTCTTTGGATGAAGAAAGTTTTAAAAGCATATTAAGAAAATATCTATTGCAACTGACTGCTTTGATTATTTTGAGTTCTTTTAAATGACCTGTGTTTACAGTTAAAACATACTGCAAGTGTTATACTGTACCATGGTCTGTCCCCCCATCCAGCTGATTGGCCTGCTTATAGTGAACTCCTGGCCTCTTGGTCTGGATGAGTCATAGTGACCTACAGTCACAAAATCCAAACCACCTTCTTTCTTAAGCTGCCAGTTTATGAGCTCGTAGACAGCCACAGGATCACTTTTGGAATCAAATGAGACCGGAAAATCATTCTTTGTGGTAAAGTTCACTCTTTTAAGCTGGTGGAATATCTGTAGGGGAACACATAATTTGTTAAACTCTCAACAAAACTGCAATTTTGAACTGTGTAACCACTATGTGTTTCAGTATATTAcagaaatcatattttttatgaAGACTGTTATTTTGAATGTTTACTGTGGAATTCCTCGACTATGATGACAAAGTGTGTCTTACCATTTTAAAACCATTAAAGATAGAAGAGAAAAGCCTGTCCatgtttatgtatattatcTTGTATacattttgtagtatttttgtaatatttagtaGTAAATATTTTCATATGATAAATCTTAGCCCAATGTTATTATCAATTGTGAAACATAAACATACAAAGTCATGGAAAAAGGATCAGAACTTGCAGGAAGAATCAATaactctaaaaagagaaaactagAGAAATCTGTTTTGATATTTCTATGAAGTTAGCTAAAACATCTTTGTGTGTCGTAAAAGACTGTCATTAGTGTTACTCACAAacaataaatgattttaaaacttaaaataaatacataaacaattcACTGCTATTGCATCCGGGACGGTAGCTTAGATGATATGACACGAGTATAACACGATTTTTaagacatttaaaacatttttaaagtaaaaccAAGCTCATTTGACAGAAATTGAAGCCTACAAGACTTCATACCTGCCATGGTGTGAATTTAGCGCTCTTGTCACACTGCGTGTCATTACAGATAACACCGTGGATGGCATGCGCTATGGCATACGTAGCTTTATACACCAGGTTAGTGATGCGCAGCTGCGACGTGTCTGTATACGGGTTCTGCAGCGCGCGGATATCCTCGCTGCCATCACATTCCCGCGCGCCCTCTGAGGAGCCTGTTAGGCTACAG is a window of Pygocentrus nattereri isolate fPygNat1 chromosome 7, fPygNat1.pri, whole genome shotgun sequence DNA encoding:
- the LOC108434022 gene encoding extracellular calcium-sensing receptor-like, with amino-acid sequence MPSLFVDGDFVIGGIFSIHYYTRSEQNTYTRQPLQLQCAGRINFRHLRFARAMEFTIHEINNRTDLLPGITLGYQIHDSCAEVLMAVKVAFQFANGMEPFYNDTDSCSKSAAAAVPALVGETSSTPSMSMTRMLGLFGIPQVSPYATCACLSDKRQYPAFFRTIPSDHHQAAALAKVVKHFGWTWIGAVRSDTDYGNYGMASFLKAAQEEGICVEYSESYYRTQPHSKLERVANVIRRSTARVIVAFVHEGELRLLLEELTRQPPPPLQWIGSEAWIIDPGILRFNMCAGAIGFGIPRSVIPGLREFLLDLSPAQALKSPLLTEFWESSFSCSLTGSSEGARECDGSEDIRALQNPYTDTSQLRITNLVYKATYAIAHAIHGVICNDTQCDKSAKFTPWQIFHQLKRVNFTTKNDFPVSFDSKSDPVAVYELINWQLKKEGGLDFVTVGHYDSSRPRGQEFTISRPISWMGGQTMVPRSVCSESCPPGTRKAVQKGKPVCCYDCIPCAEGEISNMTDSLNCVRCPPELWPNTQQDACIPKLVEFLSWDDSLSIILTAFSITGAFAAVCVAVVFYKHRMSPIVRANNSELSFLLLFSLTLCFLCSLTFIGRPSEWSCMLRHTAFGITFVLCISCVLGKTIVVLMAFRATLPGSNIMKWFGPPQQRLSVLTFTLIQVLICVLWLTTSPPLPFKNFRQYKERIILECGLGSAIGFWAVLGYIGFLALLCFILAFLARKLPDNFNEAKFITFSMLIFCAVWVTFIPAYASSPGKFTVAVEIFAILGSSFGLFTCIFAPKFFIIMFRPQQNTKKHLLGKVPTKSL